AAATTCTTAGACCTAGGGAAATTTCCCTGGGGTTGGCAGCAGTTCGTCACTTCACGACAAATGCAGGGCATTTCTGAAGAAAATTCGATGTCACTGTTGTTTATCGGACGCTCCGTCGCAGACAACATTGTCTACTTCCGCAACGAGAAAAACTGAAACCGAGAAACGAGAAACCGTATCGCAGTTTACCACGCACCATTGCAGTCCTCTGCCAAATAATAATGTGGCCGACAAAATTATTTCGGATCTTCACGCAAATAAATGCACACATACGCAAAGCGTGGGCCCGCACCAACACAGCACGTCTGACGCCGCCACCATTCCGCCAACCAGGCGTCATCTGCACGTGCAGCTGTGACGTAGCACGGAAAATGTCCTCGGCCAGAGTTGCGCAGTGGCATATCTGGAGTATGAACGATTCGGGAATCATTCAACATTTTGAAGCACCCTGAATGGATTGACGACACCAGTCGGGCATTGGGCAAATGAAATGAGAATGAAATGAGAGCCCGAGATTTGGAAATGGAGTTAGAATGGAATATGCACATTTCTTGGGCCTTAAATATTGGTTTTAGGCGTGAATGCAAAATTCGTAAGTATAACAATTAGACAGAACTGGACTTCGTCTATTTATTACATTTCTCAATTTTTGCAGAGTGTCGGCTCTTTCAGTATCTACCTTCCCTCTGCCTAACTACCAACTACATCGGCGACATTAGGCGGTACAGGCGACAACACTCGCCTGTACCGCCCCCCTCCCCTGGTCAAgtaaagggggaggggggcggtaCAGGCGAGTGTTGTCGCACGTCGATTTATGCCAGGTACCATTCAGTCATTCTTGGTTGGGGGCAGTCGCGTAGCCAGGGAACGGGACTGCCGGGcttcagacccccccccccccccctgaattTTTTCGCCCGGTGCCCTGCTCCCTTTTATGTCTGGCACGTCGCCTATGAACAAAGGCGCATATCCGTCGAACGGCCGCCTCGGACAAGTACGGCATGTTACGCGccttcaggcagaccaagggcCTGTTCAAGGTAACAGTTGTATTGTTAAGTACCAAGCATGGGAAACTTAATGGGAAATAATGGAaccttagccccccccccccctgaaaaaaaTATCCTCGCTACTCGCCTGGTTGGGGGTGAGAGGTGTGAAAGGTTGGGCGAGGCACGGACAGTTACTCTGCTGTGCCTCGCCCATCCTTTCATCCCCATCACCCCCAACTAAGAATCACTCAATGATACCTGGCATAAATCTACGTGCGACAACACTCGCCTGTTCTGCCCCTCTCCTCCGGTCGAGTGGCGAACCCACCCCGTgactggctacgccactgcgaaGAATGCAAGGACCATAGTACGAGCAGTATGAGTACAGCCAGGTCCACCACGCAGCTTTCTCAGGATTGTCCTTGACATATTGCATGGTGCTGCTTCGTAGTTAGGGAAGGACCTTGGTAGAACTGTGATACTTTTTTCATGAAACACGGATGGACGGATAGTTGCTCttagcgtcccctttagaacagggtggtgggttgccCAATAAgcgcttgttattatattgcataatgtcctacctatgtcaaaacgaaaaaagaaaagaaaaggaaaaaaagacacaatgaattcccataaccaaactttctgataccctattggaTACCCtgttgggaactttgtttttgcacatctccattgtttgtcgtttccctacttttcttccaccaatcttccaatctccACTTACTAACCTCTATGCAGACATGTTTAcattccccctgctctcgctgaacccaagggcttcaaggagaccagagTTGCCTAAACcgactgctgggcagatatcttcatattctaatcaaacatgttcaatcgtttccctagctttacggcagcaagcacatgattcttcttccttcttatatctcgctttatacgtatgtgttctaaggcaccctgatctcgcttcgaaaagtaatgggctttcctttgagttatcataaattgtttctttcctgattttgtgttttcctcttaagtatagttactcatagcaggtttcttttccattgccgccacccatgagattatctcagcctctctgactttccgcttgacgttctttgttgctgcgttgctcaccatacaggccgcatagttgctggtaagcttcctggttcttttcctccactgtgattcaatgttattcctgtacaaatatctgaaaACTCTCCCAacccatttgctttcttccatattcatcagtcgctcttcataatcaattttactgcgagcttctctcacttcaaagcttgtccagcccatGTTATATCACCCTACATGGCCTCATTTGTAATCGTCCCGTGAACGCCCAGTGTgaggcatcccactgacctttggttgccatcgagtcctgattgtacccctgattttaaacaaccgcatttccaaatgtaaatCCTGGAAcgattacacctttccacataccccggagcacctcgtatacctgttgtatccccatagcactctgtgtttctttattgccgcatttttcttctcctttgctgttattgttttttcctctgTTTCCTTATATTTATTGTCTTCATTTATCTATATATCAAGATATTTCTATTCTTTTACCCGTGGTGTTTCCTGGCCCTGAATTGacgctgtctgttcactgttttcgttCAATACCATAACATCTGATTTTTTTAATGCTAGATTTCAGACCTGAATTCTCgcattcctgtccacagatattagccagacgttgcatgtcactttgcttgttagctagcaacacaatgtcgtccgcataaaacaaattTGGAAGCTGCTGCTCGACGACTGTAcgcgcctgtttgtatgagattaaagccgatattatGAGGGTTATTCAAAAAGTACGGGCCGTTtggtcccatatatatatatatatatatatatatatatatatatatatatatatatatatatatatatatatatatatatatatatatatatatatatatatatatattcgttagTAAACGCTTTCATTTGCGGGTTTAGTTTAGTACAAGCCTACTTCTTTTTTCTACATAATCACCGTTAAATTCTAAGCACTTTTCGTACCGCTGCACTAGTTTCTTTAGTGCCTATGCATATAATGGAAGTTCGCCGCCAGGGCATTGAACCACTTGACAACAGCGGTCTTGCATTTCTCGTTGTCTTGAAACCGTTGTCCCCCAAGCCACTGTTTCAAGTGCACGAAGAGGAAACAGTCACTTGGTGCACGGTCAGGACTGTAGGGTGGGTGATCGAAAATTTCCCAAGCAAAATCTTGAATTTTCTCCTTGGTTCGGGGAGCGGTGTGAGGACACGCGTTGTCATGGAGGAGGACAATTCCACACGACAGTTTCCCGCGTTGTCGATTTTTGATCGCACGTCTCAGTTCGGTGAGCGTTTCGCAGTATACATCAGCTGTAACTGTGGTCCCACTGAGTCCTGATTGTACATTTGATTTCAAGCAAAGAACTGCATTtctaaaagtaagtcctggaacgaTTACAATTTTCCatataccccggagcacctcgtacctattgtatccccatagcgctttgTGTCTCATTATGGCCACATTTCTGTTCTcttttgctgttattgttttttttctgtgtttccatagATGTATTgcattcgtttatccatataccaaggtacttatattcactgttttttttttgaataccataacacatacccgccgtgattgctcagtggctataatgttggactgctgagtacgaggtcgcgggatcgaatcccggccacggcggccgcatttcgatgggggcgaaatgcgaaaacacccgtgtgcttagatttaggcgcacgttaaagaaccccaggtggtcgaaatttccggagtcctccattacggcgtgcctcctaatcacaaagtggttttggcacgtaaaaccccataatttaattaattttaccATAACACAtgattttttaacgctaaatttcagactgAACTTGTCGGCTTCCTGTCTACAGATAtgagccagacgttgcatatcactttgcttgttagctagcaacacagtgtcgtccgcataaaacaatcctggaagctgctgctctactactgtacctggCTGCTTCTATGAgaaattaaacccgatattacttccttctagaaCCCTTTCTATCTTCACCatgcacatcataaacagcagtggggataaagggcacccctgcctcagtcccttgttgatgtcaactttctcttcgctcctcatcccttcccattcaacgcaaacattATTTTCTAGGTAAACCTTTTTcgaaagctgtatacaatcgtcgcCCAAGCCTTCCCATTCCAGTatatcccacaagatgttgcAATCTATGTtctcatacgctcctgtaatatCTAAcgaaggccacatataacggtctccttCCTACcctggatatttcaatacactaaagacaaataagttaacatccagacgcctacctattctgaagccatgctgaagttctcccaaaatgccatcaTCCTTTGCCcatttttgcacctttaattGAATTGACGGcgttgctagcctgtatattaccaatgTAATGGTAAATTCAAGCGTGTTTTCAGGCATCTAAGATCCTCTGAGCTGGAATTTGGCGACATAAGGTGACCTCACAGCCTGCAgagttatctgactgagctagctgatgctcggttgccatagtcagaAGTTTTAATccttgattctttttttttgtaacctgAAGGTGGGAAGCTCGAATTCACCTCCTCTAGTACACTCCATCTTCCGgcttggagtggcacctgacaccggcaaaaatgCAGAGAGCCAGTGGCACTATGCTAATCCCGGTACAACCAAATTAccaagacccactaagcttcaacaaaagacactccctcaccagaacaggaattggcctctatggtgcagtattcggccactccctcccaaatgactcattcgatcaaccaatggccatcagtccccagcagctgcggagcacctgatcaAGGCAGCAGTCAGatctgtaacgcagcagagggtgctaagaatctctggacccggacaggtcGCCAATGCAAACCgaccctggcaacatttaacgcccGAACTCTCTCGGGTGAAGCTAGCTTATCAGGACTTTTTGAGAAACTaccaggcattgtttgggatatcattggcatTAGTGacattagaagaactggtgaggcttatacagtgcagACAAAGAGCCACGTACTCTGCTATAAAGGACTTCCAGATAGGAAGCAGTACGGAGTAGGATTCTTCAGCCATAAGGAGATGGCGGGCAACATTtaagaattctacagcattaatgagaaagTAGCAGTAATCGCAATTAATataaaacttaataagatgtaTAGATTAAAAGTGATACAAGcttacgctccaacctccagtcatgatgatgatgaagtaggtcagttttatgaagatgtggaattagccgggagaaaagtgcaaactcagtatactgtagtaatgggtgacttcaacgcaaaagtgggggaaaagcaggctgctgaacaagcaattgacaactatggcgtcgattcagcaacactcgaggagagatgttggtaaaATTCGCGCagaggaataagctgcgaataatgaacaccttcttcaggaagcgtaggaaCAAAAAGGGGACCTGGAAAAGTCCTAATGGTGCAACAAGAAATggaattgatttcatactttctggcGATCCCAGTGTAGTGCAGGATGTGGAAATGTtaagtagggtaaagtgcagtggaTCACAGGTTAGCTAAATTTAGGCTTCACCTCAATTTGTAGAGAGAAagggtaaaattggtcaagaagaaacaggcctaCATAGacacagtaagggtaaaagcagaccaattcaggctggtacttgcaaacaaatatgcagccttagaacagagagatgatgatgatgacatagaggtaatgaatgaaaccataactaggctggcttccgAAGCAGCAGTTGAAGTCGGAGGtaagacaccaaggcaaccagtaagtAAGCCCGCCCAAGTaataaaggacctaataaagaaacgacaaagaatgaaatttctgtccaactcaagaaatttgagatagaattcgcggaactgtcaaaactaatcaacaaggagaaaataagagatattcgaaattataacgtgagaaagactgaggaagcagtaaaaaatagatgcagcctgaaattagtgagaagaaaacttggcatagggcaatccaagatgtatgcactgaaagataagcaaggtaatattatcagcaataataaaagcagcagaaggATTCTACACTGACCTGTACATTACCCGGAACAGCAACggtacctccattcgaagtaatAATGAACTGTTACTagggctccttctataactagtgcGAAAGAGAACACATATTTAAAATTTTATTATGATCAGCATCAAAAAATCACCGGAGTTGCCCTGTAAAAGCTCgatcactatattcccactctttgcttggccatttgccaagttcttcctcgactcttgttaCTATATTTGCTGTAGCCAACGATATCCCCGGGCTCCCCGCTTGCCATGGCTGGCCGAACCGCATCGAAGCTCTTCATATAGAGTTTCTCAAACTATGGCTCTTCTATAATATGTATTTTTGCTGTTTACAACGGCTGGAGACAGCAGTGGCGTGTTGTAGTTCACGATTAAAAAGGAAAGTTCCCAAAATTGCTTTTGTTTTACTACTTTTTAACTGTAACCCCATCACGGCTCCTTTACTTACCGCCGTACGTGTGATTTGTTTGCTTCTGGCGCTATACTGGTTATACGATTTTACTAGTCGGGCAACATGGATGCCCGCCATATTTGCGTGTTATGCTGACAGTTCTGTCGTCTGCAAAAAGGTAATTGTAGTTTGTTTATGTATTAAATTCACTGGATTGTTTTGTGTTAACACAAAAAAATTCAGCGAAGGAGGCTGCGTCTCGTAGCTTCAAGGCAATAAACCTGATATTGTTGTTTTCGTCTGTATGCACATTGTAACTCGTTGGTTGCTCGCGCGCAGTCTTCACACGGAACTTCGAGCCTCAtagttgttgtcgttgtcgttatTCGTCATATTAACCTTGTTCATTTAAGCAGAAGTGCTACAATGTGTGATCAGGTTGTTGAAGAAGCCTTAGGCCAAGTGTCTGACGATGACGAATTTTTCCAAGACATCGACATCTTGCAAAACCATGGCATCAATGTCGCCGATATCAAGAAGCTCAAGACAGCCGGCATCTGCACAATCAAAGGCGTACAGATGACTACTCGGAAGAAGCTGTGCGGAATCAAAGGTATCTCTGAAgcaaaagtggacaaaatcaaAGAGATAGTGGCCAAAGTAGCCGAAGGAGCAGGTTTCCTGACAGCGCTTGAAGTCAGCGAGAAACGGCGCTACGTGTTCAGAATCTCGACAGGAAGTAAAGAGCTCGACAAGTTGATGGGCGGCGGAGTCGAAAGCATGGCGATTACAGAAGTGTTTGGCGAGTTCCGCACTGGGAAAACTCAGCTCTCTCATACACTCTGCGTCACCTGCCAGCTGCCAGGCGAGAATGGCTACACCGGAGGGAAGGCAATTTTCATCGACACTGAGAATACTTTTCGTCCCGACCGGCTGCGCAGCATCGCCGATCGGTTTGACCTCGACCATTCAGCCATGCTAGAGAACGTTCTTTACGCACGTGCCTTCACAAGTGAACACCAGATGGAAATGCTGGACCAAGTAGCGGCAAAGTTTCATGAAGAGGCCGGTGTTTACAAGTTGCTCGTAATCGACTCGATCATGGCTCTTTTTCGAGTTGATTTCAGTGGTCGTGGCGAACTGGCCGACAGGCAACAAAAACTGGCGCAAATGCTGTCCAAGCTTCAGAAGATTTCGGAAGAATACAATGTGGCCATATTCATCACCAATCAGATGACTGCTGATCCAGGAGCAGCCATGAGTTTTCAGGCCGATCCCAAAAAACCAATTGGAGGACATATCTTGGCACATGCTTCGACAACCCGCATAGCACTGCGCAAAGGCCGTGGTGAAGCACGTATCGCAAAAATTTATGACAGCCCAGATCAACCAGAGAATGAGGCAACATTTGCTATTACGCCTGGTGGCATTGCAGATGTCTCGGAGTAGAACACTGCTCAAGTACTGTTTGTTGGCACACGTAGACGTCCAATGCAGTTCGTCtgttttattatttgtttttattatttattcgTGGCATTTACTGGGAAAAGTTTCCATAATTGTTTGTGACTAAATAAAATTTATGCATGTCTCACTATCACATGTAGTTGTTTTATTTGAGAGGTGTGCTGTTTCAAAACTGCGTGCTACTGTTTTCACTTTGCCTACAGTTAGCAGTGCAACCACAGTGGCCACACTGAACTGTCACAGTTCAGGATAGAATGTGAAATGCACGTAGTTGTTGATAAAATTATATCACCAGCACAGCAAAACTGTTGGTGGAAAACTTGCACTAACACATAAATAGTATGATTTTCATTACAGAGCTCAAGTAATGGCATAGTTTATTTTAACTTACAGTGTGCAATGTTTAGGGCACAAACTCTGCAGACGTGTTCGGTGATAATGGTTTTATCTCCAGTTTCCACTGATCTTTTTGTAGGTTGGTGTTTAAATTTGGCTGTTCTTGATTCGTTTGCTTAACTGTGATATTATCAACTTGTTTTAAAACGACCACATCATTGCAACTTCATGAAGAATTGGAAAGTAAAAGTGCTGCAGCATAGCAGTGACAGGTATTCTGGTACTTACAGCAAGGCTGGGATTTTGAGGTGTCTTGGCACCACTTTATAGTTCAGGTTGAAGACAGGTTGAGTGCCGTACCTGCAAACCAAAAATACAACAAACAAATTGCAACACACTTTGTAGTGTATTGTCTATTTTGTGCGTACATTTCCTGCTCTGTGTACTTTAGTATTTTGAGCTCTCCAGTGTTGTACCAAGGGGAAGATTCAGGGTAGCTGCAAGGGAGTGGCCCTCATCAAAGCATACAGAGAACCAGGATcggtgtgtgtctgcgtgtgtgtgtgtgagtgggcGGGTGGGTGTGGTAAGGGGGGGATTATTGTATTCTCGATACTGTCATTGCTGATGTGCCGGCATGTCTTGTTGAGGGGGCCTGGGCTCCGATGGCCCTCCCCCTCTGAATCCGCTAATAGTTGTATCAGTGTAGCATTTGTAGGGACCACACAGTATATGTTATTCCATCATTCCACTATTCCACACATTATTCTGCAAAAATAAtcttgccactttttttttttctccggctTGTAAAGCATTGTGGTAGTGTGTAGTGTCAAGAACTTCTTAATTTGTAGATTTAATATTTTGAATTTCGAACCTGTTGTGAACTTTTGAGAGAATTCAGAAGTACAATATTTTCTGAGGTGCTAGCTCATGAAATGCCACTGCAATGAAATGTGATATACATTGTCAATTGTTCATGATATGACCAATTGTTGACACTGTTCCAGATTTATAAAAAAATTGTCAAAGTACGTGCTCACAAAAATTGAAATGTGTTAATTGCCACAGTATGCAACCAAGCTTGAAAAACCTAATATAGACTAATCACTAAAATTAGATTTAAGCCAGAGATCTTCTACCTATAGTATGTATCCATTTCTCTGCAAAGAACCACTGCTACATGTGTGCCTTGTGTGGTCCATCCTTGGCACAGCACTTCAGTGGAGGTTGATCACTGAAACTATTGCAAGAAATGCATGCTGTTGAAACTGTTTCATACCATGTTGTCTACTGCTTCTAACTATTCACTGCAGAGCTTAGAACAGTAAATAGTTCTTGACAGCAATgaagacaactttttttttcactctccaTATTTTTGTTATAATTTTGATAGCTGCACCACTTTAAAAGGCCCTTAATAACTATGAAACATTTCCGAAGAAAAAACATGGTGATAAAATTCTTACTTGAGGCTTGTTAGACAGCAGCAAATTTGTTCTTCAGTTGTGTAAACGGTCTCATACTAATTATATTGTTTTGAATGTCATTATGTTTGTGGAGACAATCATTTGTACTGTGTAACAGTCACAATAGGTTTCCAGTGCATTTTATTTGTATTCTCATAGAGAGTAGTATTTATTTGTATGTTAGGTCTTGTTTCACTACATAATCAGGAAGGTAGCATATAAAACATGAGAGCAGGACAGACTACAATAAGGATGTAACATTTGAACTTATGTTTCAGTTGAGAGGGCATAAAATCTTTCTTTTAGAACTGGCGCACAGGTTTTATAAATTCTGAAATTTTTGCTCATTGAGTTTGTAGTGGCATGcttgcataaaaaaagaaaagaagaaa
This Dermacentor albipictus isolate Rhodes 1998 colony chromosome 1, USDA_Dalb.pri_finalv2, whole genome shotgun sequence DNA region includes the following protein-coding sequences:
- the LOC135904830 gene encoding meiotic recombination protein DMC1/LIM15 homolog — protein: MCDQVVEEALGQVSDDDEFFQDIDILQNHGINVADIKKLKTAGICTIKGVQMTTRKKLCGIKGISEAKVDKIKEIVAKVAEGAGFLTALEVSEKRRYVFRISTGSKELDKLMGGGVESMAITEVFGEFRTGKTQLSHTLCVTCQLPGENGYTGGKAIFIDTENTFRPDRLRSIADRFDLDHSAMLENVLYARAFTSEHQMEMLDQVAAKFHEEAGVYKLLVIDSIMALFRVDFSGRGELADRQQKLAQMLSKLQKISEEYNVAIFITNQMTADPGAAMSFQADPKKPIGGHILAHASTTRIALRKGRGEARIAKIYDSPDQPENEATFAITPGGIADVSE